In the genome of Streptomyces violaceoruber, the window CCGTAGCGGCGGACCAGCCGTCCGGTGAGCGTCATGGTGACCACGGCGCCCGCCGAGACACCGAGCAGGGCGAGCCCCAGAGCGCTGGCGGAGGCGCCGGTCTGCTCCTTGATGGCGGGGATCCTGACCACCCAGCCGGCGAAGACGAAGCCGTCGAGGGCGAAGAAGGCGGTCAGGGCGATTCGGAGACGGGTGAGGTCGTCGCGGGAGCCCGGCACGACGTTGTGCGATCGGGCTTTGTTTATTTGCGGCACAAAGTCAGGCTAGGCGCGGGACCGGGGACGCGGCAAGGGTGGCCGGGGCCGCGGGGCCGCGGGGCCGCGGGGCCGCGGAGGCGGGCGGGAGCCCGCGCGTGGTCAGTCGGCCGGTGCCCCTGCCGTGCTCTCCCGCACCAGCAGCCGGTGCGGCGCCTTGGCCTCCGTCGGTGCGGGCGCCGAACCGTCGATCACGCCGAGCAGGGTGCTGACCGCCGTGCGCGCGATCGCGGCCTTGTCCGGGGCGACGGTGGTCAGTGACGGAGAGCTGTACCGGCCCTCCTGGATGCCGTCGACCCCGACGACGGCGATGTCCTCGGGCACCCGTACCCCCGCCCGGGCCAGCGCGTGCATGGCGCCGATGGCGAGCAGGTCGTTGTAGCAGAAGACCGCGTCGGGCGGCTCGGGCAGGGCGAGCAGCCGCTCCATGGCCTGGGCACCGAGATGGCGGTGGAAGCGCGGGGTGGGGACGATCAGCTCCTCGTCCACGGTGAGCCCGGCGCGTTCCAGCGCCTGGCGGTACCCGGTGGTACGCAACTGCGCGGTCTCGCCGGTGCTGTAGGGCTGGTCGCCGATCGCGGCGATCCGTCGGCGGCCGAGGCCGACGAGGTGTTCGGTCGCGTCCCGGGCCGCGGCGACGTTGTCGATCGCCACGTGGTGGAAGCTTCCGTTGAAGATGTGCTCGCCGAGCAGCACGACGGGCACCCGGTTGGTGCGCCGGCGCAGCTCGTCCGCCGAGATGGACAGCGGGCTCAGCAGCAGACCGTCGAACATCGTGGCGCGGGACTCACGGCCCAGCAGTTCCCGCTCGCGTTCGCCGTCGCCGTCCGTCTGGTCGAGCATGACCACGTACCCGTGGGTGCGGGCCGCGGTGATCACCTCGCGGGCCAGTTCCGCGAAGTACGGCACGTCCAGCTCGGGAACGACCAGCGCGATCATGCCGCTGCGGCCCCGGCGGAGATTGCGGGCCAC includes:
- a CDS encoding LacI family DNA-binding transcriptional regulator — encoded protein: MAGSTLRDVARRAGVSIRTVSNVVNGSVPVSDELRVRVQAALDELDYRPNLVARNLRRGRSGMIALVVPELDVPYFAELAREVITAARTHGYVVMLDQTDGDGERERELLGRESRATMFDGLLLSPLSISADELRRRTNRVPVVLLGEHIFNGSFHHVAIDNVAAARDATEHLVGLGRRRIAAIGDQPYSTGETAQLRTTGYRQALERAGLTVDEELIVPTPRFHRHLGAQAMERLLALPEPPDAVFCYNDLLAIGAMHALARAGVRVPEDIAVVGVDGIQEGRYSSPSLTTVAPDKAAIARTAVSTLLGVIDGSAPAPTEAKAPHRLLVRESTAGAPAD